Within the Bacillus pumilus genome, the region TTGACAAATAAAAAGCCCCTTCTGCAAAGGGCAGAGAGGGGCGTTCATTTGTGCATACACGTGCACAAATTGATCCGTTATCCTTCTCAGCCTCTCTGGACTGTTTTAAAGAATCTTGATTTCTTCGTTCATTATTTCAAAAAAAGAACGGCCTGTCAATCGTTATTTCTTAATGAATCGATAAAGCCCCGCATATCAGCAGGAACTGGTGCTGTGAACTCGATATATTCGCCTGTTCTTGGATGATCAAATCCTAAAACACCTGCATGCAGCAGCTGACCATTGAAATCGACTGTCTTTCTCGGTCCATATTTCGGATCTCCTGCAAGCGGATAGCCGATATATTTCATATGAACACGAATCTGGTGTGTTCTTCCTGTTTCAAGTCGGCACTCCACCAACGTGAAATCCTCAAAGCGTTCAATCACATCAAAATGAGTGACGGCTTGTTTTGAACTTTCTTTTGTCACTGTCATGCTTTGGCGGTCTTTTTTGTCTCTGCCAATTGGGGCATCAATTGTACCTGTATCATGCTGGATAATGCCATGAACAACAGCTGTATATTTTCTTGTGACAGTCTTAGCCACAAGTTGATTGACGAGTGATTCATGCGCCATATCGTTTTTTGCGACCATTAACAGCCCAGACGTGTCTTTATCAATGCGGTGGACTATGCCAGGACGCATCACTCCATTAATCCCTGATAAATCTGTGCAATGGGCCATTAGACCATTTACTAGTGTTCCTGACACATGACCTGGCGCTGGATGAACGACCATTCCTCGTGGTTTATTCACTACGAGCACATCTGCATCTTCATAATATATATCAAGATCCATTGCTTCTGCTTCTACATCTAGTGCTTCTGGTTCTGGAATCTCGACTTTAATTTGATCTCCAGCTTGTACTTTGTAATTGGCTTTCACTTGCTTCCCATTTACTTCGATCAGCCCATCTTTTACCCACTGCTGGACCTGGGTTCTTGACCATTCTGGTTCTGTCGTGCTTAGAAATTTATCAAGCCGTTCACTTGTTTGTTCTTCTGAAACGGCAATATTTACTTGATTCATGTAGTTGACTCCTTCGTTTTCTTTCCATCTAACAGCATTTGAATGAAGAGCAGAATAACTCCTACACATAGAGAAGAATCTGCAATATTAAAGATTGGGTAGTGATAATTCCCAAAGACGAAATGAGCAAAATCTACCACTTCCTGACGGAAAACGCGGTCGATAAAGTTCCCAATCGCTCCGCCAAGCATTAAGGCAAGTGCAACTCCAAGCAGCTTGTCCTTTTGTCCATGCTTTTGCAAATAATAAACAATTCCCGCAATAACAACGAGTGTGATCACATAGAAAAACCACATTTGTCCTTGGAGAATTCCCCATGCGGCGCCTGAATTTCGGTGAGACGTGATATAAAAGAAGCCATCAATCACTGGATAAGAATCTCCGAGCATCATATTTTTGACAATGAGCCATTTTGTTAATTGATCTAAACAAATCATCACGAATGCGATTATGTAATAGAACACACACGTTCCTCCACTTTCATACTTTGATCTTTAAGCATTTTATCAAGAAAACAGGGAGGAGTAAAGAAACTTTAGTTGACAGACAAAAACCTCCCTACATGTGGAAGGCTTCAAAATGAGAATCATCTGATTCATGAGGATAAGGAGTGAATGCTTTTTTCTCGTATTGCTTATGATATAAAAAGTCGTCAACTGTGCGGGCGGTAGGAAGAATACTCATTTGTTCAAGCGGAATGACATCACCTGTTGCCTCACAAATACCATAGGTTCCTTGCTCCATTTTTGCAATAGCGAGAGACACATCTTGAAGTTCTTCTTTGATGTGGTAAAGAAGCGTGGCCGTTTGGACCTCGTTCATTGAGACATGCTCAGCGGGTGAACGAAATGATGTGTATTCAAAAAGTTTAGCTTGCAGCTCTTCTTTCATTTGAAGGAGTTCCGTGTAAATCGTCTCTAGGTCGCCAATCATGTCGCTATTTCAACTCCTGCCCTGTCGTGATAATCATATTGTTGCCCTGGCTGTCCACTTTAAAGCCATAAGATTTTTCCTTTCGTTCTAAACGCTGTCATTTTCGCAAAAAAGAAAACGCCCCGCATATGGCGGGGCGCTAGTTGGTCTTATCACACTGTTAATTCTGGTAATATTTTTCCACGATTTCAGCATTTTTCAGTGACAATGTTGGGTATTTCGGATTTGCACCAACATCTTTAGAAATAATACGAGAACGTTCGCATAGTTCTCCTTCTGCTTTTTGAACCACAATTCTTCCTGAAGTGTATTCAGGTGCGGATGTGTCAGCATTTTGCGCATCTTCTACCGTTAATTCAGAGATGATAAAGAGCTGTTTCACATCTTCTTTAATGGATGCAAGAAGGTTTTTCACTTCTTCTGTCGCATAAAGGGTCACACTTGCTTCAAGAGAACGTCCGATCACTTTCTCATTACGCGCAATTTCGAGCGCTTTTAGCACATCGTCACGCACTTCCATAAAGCGGTCAAACTTCGCTTCTGTTGCTTCTGCTTGAGAAACAGCCACACCTTTTGGCATATCTGTTAATTGAACACTTGGCTCTTCAACAAAGCTTAAGTGGCTCCATAATTCATCTGCTGTATGCGGAAGAATTGGTGCAGTCAGCTTCACTAACGCCATCAATGTTTCGTAGAAGACCGTCTGCATGCTGCGGCGGTCTGGATGATCCGCATGCTCAATGTACACGACATCCTTTGCAAAGTCGAGATAGAAAGAACTTAGCTCAATTGTACAGAAATTGTGAATCGCATGATACACGACCGCAAATTCGTAATCATCATATGCCTTTTTCACTTTCTCAATCAATTTGTTTAATTTGATCAAGATATATTGATCCACTTCGCGAAGCTCTTCTACAGGCACCGCATTGACTGCTGGATCAAAGTCAAATAGGTTACCGTGCAGGAAGCGGAACGTGTTACGGATTTTACGATAGACTTCTGCTACTTGTTTTAAGATATCATCAGACACCGGGTGATCGGCTTGATAGTTGACAGAAGATACCCAAAGTCTTAGAATCTCCGCCCCAAGCTGCTTCGCTACCTTTGTTGGGTCAATTGTATTGCCTAATGATTTACTCATCTTGCGTCCTTCTTTATCAAGCGTAAAGCCGTGGCTCAGAACACCTTTATACGGTGCTTTTCCAGTGACCGCAACTGCTGTTGATAAGGAAGAGTTAAACCAGCCGCGATATTGGTCAGAGCCTTCAAGGTAAAGGTCTGCCGGACGAACAAGGTCATCTCTTTCTTCTAAAACGGCTTGGTGAGAAGAACCGGAATCAAACCATACATCCATGATGTCCTGCTCTTTTGTGAATTCACCGTTCGGACTGCCTGGATGTGTAAAGCCTTCTGGCAATAGTTCTTTCGCTTCTTTTTCAAACCAAATATTCGAGCCATGTTCTCTAAATAATTGAGAGACATGCTGAATGGTTTCGTCCGTGATGATTGGCTCCCCATTTTCAGCATAAAAGACCGGAATTGGAACGCCCCAGACACGCTGTCTTGAAATACACCAGTCGCCTCTGTCACGCACCATATTGAAAAGGCGTGTCTCGCCCCATGCTGGCACCCATTTCGTTTCTTTAATATTGTCTAGAAGCGCTTCTCTGAAGTCTTTAATCGACGCAAACCACTGAGCGGTTGCACGATAAATCGTTGGCTTTTTCGTTCTCCAATCATGCGGGTAAGAGTGCGTGATAAAGTCGAGCTTTTTCAGCGCGCCTTTTGCTTCAAGCTGTTCTGTGATAGCTTTATTCGCATCTTCGTAGAATAGTCCTTCAAAACCAGGCGCTTCTTCTGTCATGACACCTTTTTCGTCTACTGGACATAGTACGTCTAGACCGTACTTCATGCTGACAATAAAGTCATCCTCCCCGTGACCTGGCGCTGTATGAACACAGCCTGTACCTGCATCTGTTGTCACGTGATCACCAAGCATCACAAGTGAATCTCTACCATAAATCGGATGCTCTGCAACGACGTTGTCTAATTCTTTTCCTTTTAATGTTTTCACAACTTCATACTCTTCAAAACCAAGCGTTTTTGCCACTTGTTCAACGAGTTCAGATGCAACAACATATCGCTCAGCACCCACTTGAAGAACGCTGTACTCTAGGTTGGGATGAACACAAATACCAAGGTTTGCAGGAAGTGTCCAAGGTGTTGTTGTCCAGATGATGAATTGTTCGTCGTTTTCAAGTACGCCTTTTCCATCTTTCACTTTAAATGAAACGTAAATGGATGGTGAACGTTTGTCTTTATATTCAATTTCCGCTTCAGCAAGAGCTGACTCACTTGAAGGAGACCAGTTAACTGGTTTTAATCCTTTGTAAATATAGCCTCTCTTCGCCATTTCACCGAAGACAAGAATTTGCTGCGCTTCGTACTCAGGCTTTAGCGTGACATATGGATTGTCCCAGTCTGCTCTGACGCCTAATCGCTTAAACTGATTGCGCTGTCCTTCGATTTGCTTCCAAGCATACTCTTCGCATAGTTTGCGGAATTCAGCTGTAGACATTTCTTTGCGTTTGACTTTTTTATTTTTTGTGAGTGCTGTTTCAATTGGTAAGCCATGTGTATCCCAGCCCGGTACGTACGGTGCGTGGAACCCATTCATTGATTTAAAACGGACAATAAAATCTTTTAGAATTTTATTGAGGGCGTGCCCCATATGAATGTCACCATTCGCATATGGAGGTCCATCATGCAAAATAAAGGTCGGGCGTCCTTTTGTCCGCTCTAAAACCATTTGATAGATGTCTTTTTCTGCCCACTCCTCTTGGATTTCAGGCTCTTTGTTCGGCAAGTTCCCTCTCATAGGGAATTCTGTTTTCGGCATTAATAAGGTGTCTTTGTAGTTCATACCCATTCCTCCATATGCAAATTCTGATTAAAAAACAATAAAAAAAGCCCTCTCATCCCATAAGGGACGAGAAGGCTTGTCTCGCGGTACCACCCTTTTAGACAAGCGCTATTGCCGCTTATCCACTCTAAAATCGTAACGTGATCAGACGCCTTTTCTTACTGATCATTTCAGAAAAGGAACTAAAGGGGTGATCTCATTGCAGCATCTCGTAATGTCAGGCTTCCACCACCCCTGATTCGCTTTATTACGTATATGACAACTGCGAGTGTCCCTTTCAAACGTTTATCTCTTGTTAATTTATGATGGTATTATATGCAACATGAGCGTGTCATGTCAAGATGATGCGCTTATTCTTTTTCGTCAAAGACAGCGTCAACTTCATATTCCAGTAAATGATCCCAATCGTCATTTTTTAGAAGATCAAGCTGAGCTTCGATGAGCATTTGGAAGCGAGTTCTAAAGACTTTTGACTGCTTCTTAAGCTCTTCGATTTCCATCGCAATCTTTCTTGATTTAGATAGCGCTTCGTTGATAATACGATCTGCATTTTTCTCTGCTTCACGAATGATCAATTTCGCTTCTTTATCAGAATGACGTTTGACGTCTTCTGCTGCTTCCTGCGCCACAAGAATTGATTTGTTTAACGTTTCTTCAATTGTTGCAAAATGACCTAGTCTTTCGTCAAGCTCGTTTACTTTTTCTTCGAGTTCATTCTTTTTGCGAAGCACGATTTCGTAATCTTTACGTACTTGGCTTAAAAACTCATTTACTTCATCTTCGTCATAGCCGCGAAAGCTTTTTGTGAACGTTTTATTATGAATATCATTAGGTGTTAATGGCAACCTCGCCACCTCCAGATTCAAGTTCGTTATGTCAGAAGCTCAAATGTTACTTTAAATTTATCTTTTTTGGTCTTCCCATCAATTGTTTTGAGGCTAAAGCGGCCAAATCCCCTGACAGAGAGCTGATCGCCTTCTCCAATTGTAAAGGAAGGGTCCTCAGTGACTTTCCAGTTAACTTTAACAAGCCCATTTTTGACAAAAAGTTGTGCCTTTTGCCGAGATTGACGGCTGATTGCAGCACATACCGCATCAAGCCGTAGTGAAGAAATCGTATCTTCTTTGATGTCAGTCTTACTGGTAACCGGCTTTAAATCTGCCTGCGTGATTTCCTCTAATGATACGGAGGCTCTGCCGACATGCGTCAGCTGCGCCCGTACAAAATCAGCAACATCACTCGTACAAATAAACTGCACATCTTCCTCTGAAAATAACAGATCTCCAAATTTTTGACGCTTCAAGCCTGTCCCAATCAGTGAACCAAGGAGCTTCGGATGTTCTAGCGAAATAAACTTTTTCGCATAGTTCACTTGAAAATAAGACAGCTCAGCATCCTGAGTAGCCGGTTCTAAATATTCAGGATAAATGAGCGCTCTTTTCCGCTCCGCGCCTTCATACCCGCCAAAAAACATGATTCCAAGCTCATCAGCATGCTGGATGACGGACTGGGTAATAAACTGCTCCCGCGGATCAAGAAAGTCTGTTAATTTCATTCGATATTGGTCAAGTGCGATTTTTTTCCAGCCTAACACTTGGTCAACAAATGGCTGTTCGTCTTTTCTAAAATGTTGATAAATATCGCTCATTTTGTTCCCCTCTTATGTAAAAGAGCCTGGCAGTGCCAAGCCCGGCAGCCTGTCTACATGAAGCGTGCAATCATATTGTAAAGACCAGTTAGTCCGTATAATGATGCAAAACGAATCACAAGCAATGCCACAATTGGCGAAATGTCAATCATGCCAATTGGCGGAATAATTTTACGAAATGGTTCTAAATACGGTTCACAAATATTTGTCAGAAAGCGCCCAATTGCTGTTTCTCTTGCAGATGGCACCCATGACATGAAGATGTAAATAATAATCGCGAACGAGTAAATCGTTAATACAGTTTGCAAAAACTGGAAAATGTAATATAGAATCACTATGATTTACCACCTCTGAGGTTCTTCCTCTGTCAGAAGTTCTGATATTGTGCCAGATACATCCACATTATCAGGTGTGCAGAGGAATATATTCGAGCCAATGCGCTGGATGTCTCCACCGATTGCATAAACAGTTCCGCTTAAGAAGTCGATGATTCGCTTTGCTTGATCGTGCTGAATGCGCTGCAAATTGACGACGACTGCACGTCTGTTTTTAATATGGTCTGCAATCTCCTGCGCTTCTGCATAAACACGCGGCTCACTTAACACCACTTTAGAGGATTTCTGCACGCTTTGCAAGCTGACGACATTTTGTTTTCCTGTCTGCGGACGCTCTTGAAATGCCGCTTTGTCCTTCGTTCCTTTTTCTTCTTGGACTGGTTCTCTTTCTTCATCAATATATTCGTACTCATACTCTTCATCGTCGAGAGTGAAAAAGCTTTTAAACTTATTTTTTATACTCATGTCACGCACCTCCTGTTTCATTTCCAACAAGTGAAGAGCCAATCCGAACGAATGTCGCACCTTCTTCAATTGCGATTTCAAAATCATTTGACATGCCCATCGATAAATGCTGACAAGGTGCATTTACTTGGTTAAGATGTTTTACTTCTTCTTGAAGGTTTTTTAATGTTTTAAAGCAGTTTCGTATCACAGTGTGATCATCTGTAAATGGAGCCATTGTCATCAGTCCAGCAATTTCAATCTTTTTGAAATCAGCGAGCTGCTTCACAAATGGAATCACGTCTTCACTTTGCAGGCCGTGCTTTGACTCCTCCAGCGATGTATTCACTTGTACAAAACAGCGAACCGTGTGATCCGCTCTTTTTTCAATTTCATTCGCAAGTGAGATCCTATCGAGCGAATGTAAGTAGTCAATGGTCTGAATGACAGATTTTACTTTTCGTGTTTGTAGACTACCGATGAAGTGCCAGCTAATGCTTTCATCGGTTATAGATGCTTGTTTTTCAAGTAACCCTTGGTCACGATTTTCACCAAAATGCAAGATTCCTGCTTCTTTGGCTTCTTGTGCTCGTTCAATTGAGACATATTTTGTGACAGCGACGACGGATACATCGTCTGGGTTTCGACCGGCTCTTTTACATGCTTCTTTTATTTGTTCATTTATTTGTCTGAGATTCTCTCGTACATTCAATTGCTCTTATGCCTCCTTAAACCCGACAAAAGACATCATACGTCCTGTTTTTCCTTGATCACGCCGATGTGAGAAGAATAGCTGATCATTGCAGCTTGTGCACATCGAACTGACATGTATGTTTTCTTCTTTCATCCCTGCATGAAGCAATACGTTTTTGTTTAATGTTTTTAAGTCTAATTTATATTGTCCTTGTGATATCACGGAATACACATCCTCTGTAGAAAAGGGAAGCTGTTTCACTTGATTTAAGACTACATCATCCACTATGTAGCAGCAATTGCCAATGGATGGTCCAATGACGACTTGTATTTGATCGGTCTTAGCACCTTCTTGGTTGACCCATAGATCTACCATCTTTGCACCAATTTGCTTGACGGTTCCTTTCCATCCGGCATGGGCTGTTCCGATGAGGCCATGTTGCGGAGCTAGAAAATAAAGCGGAACACAATCGGCGAAACAAAGAGCGAGCATGATGTTCGGTTCAGACGTATATAATCCGTCAGTTCCAGGCAGTGCCTCATGATAATGAAGACTTCCTCTTCCTCTTTGCTCCTTGGTGACTTTCTTGATGCGGTCCTCGTGTGTTTGGTCTGCAAACACCCAATCAGAGAGCGGCACAGCAGTAGCATCTGCTATGACTTGACGATTCATTTGGACACTAGAAGCATCATCTCCTACATGGAGTCCAGTGTTCAATGATTGATATGGAGAAAGGCTGAAGCCGCCATTTTTTGTCGTAAATCCGGCCAATACCTCTTTACCAGAACATGTCATGTTCGTCCAATCATGAATCATCATTGCATCAGGTGATTTCTGCTGAAAGGGGTCATAATTGTGTGTCAAAGCTGCCTCCCACCTTTCATTCATCTCTCTTTATATCGCTCCTATTTTACCACAAGACATGCGTAGACAGTTAGTGGGATTCATTAAATATTACACTCAAATGTGCCCTTTCTACAGGTTTTTTTGCAAATTGATATGAAAACGTAATCTTTTTACCCGAAAAAGACATTGTTTGCTGAGAATGGAGAGCTTTTGTTAAGGATTATTAAATGATTCATTGAGGAGTTATACGAATTTTAAGAAGATAATCGGACAAGTATCACATCTTCGCCAATTTTTACTATATTTCGCCACGGCACAATCATTTCCTCTTCTTTTCCGAAAAATCCCATCATTTTACCTGTTCCGCCGATAATGATTGCTTGTATTTTACCGCTCGTCACATTGATATCAATGTCCCCAATGGTGCCTAGTTTTTTTCCGCTTGACACATCGACAACATCCTTGATTTGGAATTCAGAAATACTGATCATCTGTCCTTCCCCGCCTTTCGTTTTCTACTATAATATGTATGATGGAAAAGCAGGGACGCAGACCAATAGTTTCTTTTATCTACAATTTACTTAAGTGAGGACGGCCATTTCTCCACATCACATCTACCGCACATTCAAAGAAGGAAGAAAGCAAATCGCTTGTCATCATCTCTTTTGTTTTCCCTTGATCAAAAACAGATCCATTTTTTAATAATAAAGTGTGCTGAAAAACAGGCAAAATCTCTTCTGCATGATGGGTCGTGTAAAGCATCGTAGGCGCATCAGGCTTTGATGCAATGAATGAGATGGTCTCTAGCACCTGTTCTCTTGCTAAAAAATCAAGACCCGTCACAGGCTCATCTAAAATCAGGAGCTTAGGATCATTCATTAAAGCCCTCGCAATCAGGACTTTCTGCTTTTCTCCTTGTGAGAGTGTTTCATATGGCCGGTTCGCATATTTGAACGAACCAAATGCTTTTAATAGATCAATGGCTTTTTCTCTTATCTCATCTGTCGGGGTTTCGTAGAGTCCAATGGAGGCAAATGCCCCGCTGAGCACAATTTCAAATGCATTGTCGTCTCTGTGCAGTTTCTTTTCAAGTCCTGCAGAAATGAGCCCAATTTTCTTCCTGAGCTTTTCGCCAAGAGCCTCCTTGCCAAAGACATGCTCCAGCACGGTCATCTCACCTGATGTAGGGAAATAATATGAACAGAGCATATTTAATAAAGCGGTTTTCCCCGCACCATTTAAACCGTAAAGCACCCAGTGCTCCTCTTTGTTCACCTGCCAGTCAACAGACTGAAGCAACCATTTTCCATTTCGTTTTAAAGAAACATTCTTTAATTCAAGTGACACCATCATTTCCTCCTGATTAAAAATTCTGAATAAACAAATAATGAATGTTTACAGCATACCGCAATTGATCTTTCTGGTAAACCTCATATAAAAAAGCTGCTCCTTTTGAGGAACAGCTTTTCTTTATCGTTACGAAATTTCAATTCGTACGCCTTCTTTTATATCAGGAAACGTGTGCGGAGATGCAAAGACAGCTCCCGGTAATACATCATCAAACGGCTCTTGGAAGTAGATCGAAATATGGCCGAGTTCTTTAAAATTGTCATTTGCTTTATTGCCGAGAGCTGTAATCGTGTACGTTTGATCGCCCACTTGAATGGTACCGCCCAATTTCAACGGCTCTTCTTCTAAGTGTTCGAACTCGTGAATGACGGACATATCTCTTAATTCCTGCGGCGCTGCGGGTCCAAATAAAACAATCAGCTTATCTTCTTTAAATTGCGGGACTAATATCCCGATTTCTTTTACGACAGATTGTGTAACCATGTATCTCGATTCCTCCTTTAATACGTTTAATACATACCGAAGCTGGCAGCGTATGCGATCACAACAGATAGAACCCCTGTAATGAGACGGCTATACAAAACAGCTGGTACTCCATATTGTACCGTTTCCGGCTTCGCTTCACCAAGTGATAGCCCAACTGGAATGAAATCACACCCTACTTGACCGTTGATGGCAAATAGTGCAGGAAGTGCAAATTGAGGCGGAATATTCCCTAGTGCAATTTGACTACCAATGAGAACACCGATGACTTGTGCAATGACTGCACCAGGTCCTAAGACAGGTGATAGGAATGGCAATGTACAGACCACAACGAGTAGTAAGAGTCCCCATATAGATCCTGCCAGTGGTGATAGAAAATGGGCAATCAAGTCACCAATTTTTGTATAATTGATAATTCCAATTAACATACTGACAAATGCCATGAATGGAATAATGTTTTTCAAAAGCATATCAACGGAATCACGACCAGCCTGATAGAACGTACCGGTAACTTTGCCAATTCCTCTTGAGAACCTCATCAAGAAATTCCCTTTTTCCTGACGCTCGAGATTTTCTTCTTTCAGTTTTGAATAGGTTTCTTTGAAATTCTCTTTGTCAATCGGCTCACTGTTATCCTGACCTTCTACTTTTGCCTCACCACTTGATGCATCCGCAAAGGAAATATCTTTTTCTGTGACGCCTGATACGAAGATATCCTCTGTAATATGTTTTGCAAGCGGTCCAGAAGGAGAGGATGCCAAAACGTCTACAGTTGGAATGCGCTTCATTGGATACAGTCCGATTCGCGCAGTTCCTCCGCAGTCAATGACAACACACATCATTTCATCTTCTGGTATCGAGTTTTTAAAGCCATCACATGCTTCTGTCCCTGTCATTTCTGCAATTTTACGTGCAACTGGGTGAATGCCTCCCCCTGTAATGGAAACAACCTTTCTTCTTTTACCGGTTGGTTCAAGCTCCAAGCCTTGGCCCCATCCGCCAGCACCTTTTGCTACAAATACTTTGTGGTTTGTCATGTCTAACCCTCCCCTATTGTGAATTCGCTTTCATTTTTCCTGCTAAGTACTTTGTAATCCATTCAGTAATAATACCGCGAAGTAAAATGACGACGATCCCGACTAAGAAGTACCGAACAGCAAGCTCTGACATTGAGTACCCTGCTTCTTTAATCCCGTTCGCAATCCCTAAGTAGACAAACAGTTCTCCTGCGTTGGCATATGGGAACAGTGATGTCACCGGATGAACAAATGAAACAGCTGAATCATAGAATGCTGGTTTTTGTTTTTCCGGTAAGAATCGGCCAAACGTATAAGCCATTGGGTTTGTCAAAATAAGTACGGATAAGATCGGCATTAACGTGTAGCGTAAAATGGTATATTTCGCAGCAAACTGAATTGCTCTATTCACTCGCTCTTCTCCAATAAACTTCATGACAGCATAAGTGAAAGTAAGTAACACAACAAGCGTTGGAACGATACCTGTAACAAGACCCATGAATTGCTTTCCGCCGGCTTCAAACATTCCGATAAAGTGCTCTCCAAACCATTGAATCCATTCCATGTTTCATCTCCCCTTTCTTTAGTTCACATTTGTTATATTTTTTTTCGAAATCGAGACAAGTGCCTGTTCAGCTGCCATGGAAAGTGCGTGCATGACAGCTGGCCCCTTTTTGCGTTTTTTCAACGTCTGCTTCATCATATGGTGCTCGTCTAACACAGCCCCTACATGCTTTCCTTCATATGAAGGGACTTCTTTAAACTTAGATAAGATCGACACACCGCCAAGCACATGGCATTTTTGAATGATATACGATTCATCCACAATGATGAGCGCAATGGCACCAGGGCCAACTTTGCGCCGCTCCATTCCTGAAAATAAGTGGTAACCTTGCTTCCCTCTGTAATCATCAATAAGTGAATCCATGCTCTTGCGGTAGTACTTGATTTGAATAAAAGATAACCCGTACTGCACAATGAGAATGATACAAAGTACGATCGCTAATTTTTCCACAGCTTCACGCCCTTATGATTGAAATAAGTGATCTTGTAATGAACGCAGCTTCCAGACCGTTGTGTTTGAATCAAGCTCTACATCATCGTGAGTGAGGAATTGTCCTAATTTGATGTCTTTTTTCGCTACGACTTTTCCGCTAATTAAGCCAATTGGAATGTGGCCGTTCGTTTTCATGTCTTGATGTGTTTCAAGAACACCTCTTACGGAGTATCCGCCAATTCCGTCAAGTGATTCTCCAGCTTTGATATCTCTTTTCGCCACAGCGACTGTTTCTGATACTGGTACACCAATTGGGTGAATAGATGAATCATGTTGTAAGACCGCTTTTGCGATGGTAACAGGTGTTTCAAGACTCGCTAAGTGGAAAGGACGGTAAAGTGTGTAGTGTGGGCCTTTTCCAACTTTTAAGTAACGCAGCTCTTCATCTACTGGCTCAAGATCACTCTTCACGATGACAAATACACCTGGTGCAAGTCCATTGACATATTCAACGACTCCGAAGTTATCGAGCACGCCGCCTTGCTGTTTTTGATTCAATTTATCTGCAACATTTTCTAAATTCGCTTCGACTCCATGCATACCGACTTTATCTGGTAGAAGCCCTGTTGCGTTACTTAATAAGTTCATTTCCGCCATTGTTTTTGTTCCGTCTTGGAATGCAGCTAGCATATGTGCACTCATATGTTTACTATCTGCTTCTGCTTTACACGTATCTGGATTTG harbors:
- a CDS encoding YggS family pyridoxal phosphate-dependent enzyme → MNVRENLRQINEQIKEACKRAGRNPDDVSVVAVTKYVSIERAQEAKEAGILHFGENRDQGLLEKQASITDESISWHFIGSLQTRKVKSVIQTIDYLHSLDRISLANEIEKRADHTVRCFVQVNTSLEESKHGLQSEDVIPFVKQLADFKKIEIAGLMTMAPFTDDHTVIRNCFKTLKNLQEEVKHLNQVNAPCQHLSMGMSNDFEIAIEEGATFVRIGSSLVGNETGGA
- the pgeF gene encoding peptidoglycan editing factor PgeF, with product MNERWEAALTHNYDPFQQKSPDAMMIHDWTNMTCSGKEVLAGFTTKNGGFSLSPYQSLNTGLHVGDDASSVQMNRQVIADATAVPLSDWVFADQTHEDRIKKVTKEQRGRGSLHYHEALPGTDGLYTSEPNIMLALCFADCVPLYFLAPQHGLIGTAHAGWKGTVKQIGAKMVDLWVNQEGAKTDQIQVVIGPSIGNCCYIVDDVVLNQVKQLPFSTEDVYSVISQGQYKLDLKTLNKNVLLHAGMKEENIHVSSMCTSCNDQLFFSHRRDQGKTGRMMSFVGFKEA
- a CDS encoding YlmC/YmxH family sporulation protein encodes the protein MISISEFQIKDVVDVSSGKKLGTIGDIDINVTSGKIQAIIIGGTGKMMGFFGKEEEMIVPWRNIVKIGEDVILVRLSS
- a CDS encoding ABC transporter ATP-binding protein, which produces MSLELKNVSLKRNGKWLLQSVDWQVNKEEHWVLYGLNGAGKTALLNMLCSYYFPTSGEMTVLEHVFGKEALGEKLRKKIGLISAGLEKKLHRDDNAFEIVLSGAFASIGLYETPTDEIREKAIDLLKAFGSFKYANRPYETLSQGEKQKVLIARALMNDPKLLILDEPVTGLDFLAREQVLETISFIASKPDAPTMLYTTHHAEEILPVFQHTLLLKNGSVFDQGKTKEMMTSDLLSSFFECAVDVMWRNGRPHLSKL
- a CDS encoding PTS glucitol/sorbitol transporter subunit IIA; protein product: MVTQSVVKEIGILVPQFKEDKLIVLFGPAAPQELRDMSVIHEFEHLEEEPLKLGGTIQVGDQTYTITALGNKANDNFKELGHISIYFQEPFDDVLPGAVFASPHTFPDIKEGVRIEIS
- the srlE gene encoding PTS glucitol/sorbitol transporter subunit IIB, whose protein sequence is MTNHKVFVAKGAGGWGQGLELEPTGKRRKVVSITGGGIHPVARKIAEMTGTEACDGFKNSIPEDEMMCVVIDCGGTARIGLYPMKRIPTVDVLASSPSGPLAKHITEDIFVSGVTEKDISFADASSGEAKVEGQDNSEPIDKENFKETYSKLKEENLERQEKGNFLMRFSRGIGKVTGTFYQAGRDSVDMLLKNIIPFMAFVSMLIGIINYTKIGDLIAHFLSPLAGSIWGLLLLVVVCTLPFLSPVLGPGAVIAQVIGVLIGSQIALGNIPPQFALPALFAINGQVGCDFIPVGLSLGEAKPETVQYGVPAVLYSRLITGVLSVVIAYAASFGMY
- the srlA gene encoding PTS glucitol/sorbitol transporter subunit IIC; translation: MEWIQWFGEHFIGMFEAGGKQFMGLVTGIVPTLVVLLTFTYAVMKFIGEERVNRAIQFAAKYTILRYTLMPILSVLILTNPMAYTFGRFLPEKQKPAFYDSAVSFVHPVTSLFPYANAGELFVYLGIANGIKEAGYSMSELAVRYFLVGIVVILLRGIITEWITKYLAGKMKANSQ
- a CDS encoding transcriptional regulator GutM, producing the protein MEKLAIVLCIILIVQYGLSFIQIKYYRKSMDSLIDDYRGKQGYHLFSGMERRKVGPGAIALIIVDESYIIQKCHVLGGVSILSKFKEVPSYEGKHVGAVLDEHHMMKQTLKKRKKGPAVMHALSMAAEQALVSISKKNITNVN
- a CDS encoding NAD(P)H-dependent oxidoreductase; translation: MSIYQQLLARERSGDPIKVGIIGAGQMGFGLISQISKIPGMIVAGVCDIHLSAAEKAANFYKQHAKPHQMVVTNDYREVIQSDSVEVVVDATGVPEVGANISLEALNSKKHLVLLNVEVDITIGLVMHKLFTNAGLVYSGSAGDEPAATLELYEFAKTMGLEVLVAGKGKNNPFFPEANPDTCKAEADSKHMSAHMLAAFQDGTKTMAEMNLLSNATGLLPDKVGMHGVEANLENVADKLNQKQQGGVLDNFGVVEYVNGLAPGVFVIVKSDLEPVDEELRYLKVGKGPHYTLYRPFHLASLETPVTIAKAVLQHDSSIHPIGVPVSETVAVAKRDIKAGESLDGIGGYSVRGVLETHQDMKTNGHIPIGLISGKVVAKKDIKLGQFLTHDDVELDSNTTVWKLRSLQDHLFQS